Proteins encoded by one window of Candidatus Planktophila sp.:
- a CDS encoding FAD:protein FMN transferase, translated as MKKVVEFCRFVDEDFSTYIDGSWVSRLRRGKTVIADCPADVREVWELCEQAKYLSDGAFDPWAVAEGFDPSGLVKGWAADICADMLVAAGAQHVQVNAAGDLSLRGGWFDPTDSQVKPWKIGVVNPDNRQEVLKIFEITDGAIATSGTYERGAHITDPYTGMIAIGAKSATIVGAAGWLCDALATAVMVAGEDSAHWFTQSELAGYHVWVIDRHENTSWSI; from the coding sequence ATGAAAAAAGTAGTTGAGTTTTGTAGATTCGTTGATGAGGATTTTTCTACCTACATCGATGGTTCGTGGGTGTCGCGTTTGCGCCGTGGTAAAACCGTGATTGCGGACTGCCCTGCCGATGTACGGGAGGTGTGGGAACTATGCGAACAGGCCAAATATTTAAGCGATGGAGCATTTGACCCATGGGCGGTGGCAGAGGGTTTTGATCCATCGGGTTTAGTTAAGGGATGGGCGGCTGATATTTGCGCCGATATGTTGGTGGCGGCAGGGGCGCAGCACGTGCAAGTAAATGCTGCTGGGGATTTATCTTTGCGCGGCGGTTGGTTTGATCCGACCGATTCACAGGTTAAGCCATGGAAAATTGGCGTTGTGAATCCCGATAATCGCCAAGAGGTTTTAAAAATATTTGAAATCACCGATGGCGCAATTGCTACATCTGGAACGTATGAGCGTGGAGCGCATATCACCGATCCATATACTGGGATGATCGCTATCGGCGCTAAGTCGGCAACGATTGTCGGTGCTGCGGGATGGCTATGCGATGCGCTGGCTACGGCCGTCATGGTTGCAGGCGAAGATTCCGCGCACTGGTTTACTCAAAGCGAGTTAGCTGGTTATCACGTCTGGGTCATTGATCGCCATGAAAATACTTCATGGAGCATCTAG